From the Spiroplasma sp. BIUS-1 genome, one window contains:
- the ruvB gene encoding Holliday junction branch migration DNA helicase RuvB has translation METNIFRPKCLEEFIGQENVISNLNVFVQSAKKRNKSLDHILIYGSSGLGKTSLGYLVSNIMNKKIYILNGPSLQKPSDIISPLTSLKENEILFIDEVHSVSKEVFEVLYPVLEDNKLNIIVGKEYNSKVVNIKIPNFTLIGATTEINKLSVPFVNRFPISFHFQHYSEKEIAKILKINCEKLNIKLNDEILEYISKYCQNTPRVAINLLKRIYDYLIVLEHDQININSIKQIFNKLEIFELGLNSQEVNYLKLLQEHNHLGIETIQQVLGLQQQIIIKNIEPILIRNFLIEKTIKGRKITVKGKEWLKNNT, from the coding sequence ATGGAAACTAATATTTTTAGACCAAAATGTCTTGAAGAATTTATTGGCCAAGAAAATGTAATAAGTAACTTAAATGTATTTGTTCAATCAGCTAAAAAAAGAAATAAGAGTTTAGATCATATACTTATTTATGGTTCTTCTGGACTTGGAAAAACAAGCTTAGGTTATTTGGTATCAAATATCATGAATAAAAAAATCTATATTTTAAATGGTCCTAGCTTACAAAAGCCAAGTGATATAATATCGCCATTAACTTCTTTAAAAGAAAATGAGATACTTTTTATTGATGAAGTACATTCTGTTTCTAAAGAAGTTTTTGAAGTTTTATATCCTGTTTTAGAAGATAACAAACTTAATATAATTGTTGGAAAAGAATATAATTCAAAAGTTGTAAATATAAAAATTCCAAACTTTACTTTAATAGGGGCAACTACAGAAATAAATAAACTTAGTGTTCCTTTTGTAAATAGATTTCCAATTTCTTTTCACTTTCAACATTACAGTGAAAAAGAAATTGCAAAGATATTAAAGATAAATTGTGAAAAGTTAAATATAAAGCTAAATGATGAGATACTTGAATACATTTCAAAGTATTGTCAAAATACTCCTAGAGTAGCTATAAATTTATTAAAGAGAATCTATGACTATTTAATTGTCTTAGAACATGATCAAATAAATATAAATTCTATTAAACAAATATTTAATAAGTTAGAAATTTTTGAATTAGGTTTAAACAGTCAAGAAGTAAATTACTTAAAATTACTACAAGAACACAATCATTTAGGAATAGAAACTATTCAACAAGTTTTGGGATTACAACAACAAATTATTATTAAAAACATAGAGCCAATTTTAATAAGAAACTTTTTAATTGAAAAAACCATTAAAGGAAGAAAAATAACTGTTAAAGGCAAAGAGTGACTAAAAAATAACACTTAA
- a CDS encoding YqeG family HAD IIIA-type phosphatase, producing the protein MANKKSNNFLLLNYFKPSIYLESYEKVNLASLKNSGIKLVMCDMDNTLIGWNERIPSSDVINFIKSVYAQNMEFVLFSNNIRSRVENFAKKAGIKNYFWDCKKPLLGKMKIVKKLFKYKEEEMILIGDQLVTDVLVANRAHIKSILVSPLSRNKEESKTVQFLEKHILKKLSQKNILHEGFYNEGEIGGNYEIL; encoded by the coding sequence ATGGCAAATAAAAAATCAAATAATTTTTTATTGTTAAACTATTTTAAACCATCAATATATCTTGAGAGTTACGAAAAAGTTAATTTAGCTTCACTTAAAAATAGTGGAATTAAACTTGTTATGTGTGACATGGACAACACTTTAATTGGTTGAAATGAAAGAATACCTTCATCTGATGTCATAAACTTTATAAAAAGTGTTTATGCTCAAAATATGGAGTTTGTTCTTTTTTCAAACAACATTCGAAGTAGGGTTGAAAACTTTGCTAAAAAAGCAGGAATCAAAAACTACTTTTGAGACTGTAAAAAACCACTTCTTGGAAAAATGAAAATAGTTAAAAAACTATTTAAATACAAAGAAGAAGAAATGATTTTAATTGGTGATCAACTTGTAACTGATGTTTTGGTTGCAAACAGAGCACACATTAAAAGTATTCTTGTTTCTCCTTTAAGTAGAAACAAAGAAGAAAGTAAAACAGTTCAATTTTTAGAAAAACATATTTTAAAGAAACTATCACAAAAGAACATCTTACATGAAGGGTTCTATAATGAAGGGGAAATAGGAGGTAACTATGAAATTCTCTAA
- the yqeH gene encoding ribosome biogenesis GTPase YqeH, translated as MKFSNNDQINELEKQIEELEDQALQMNAATEQTVKVKQKSKVTLTEAKPGVGNTTNFNSTGPKKCIGCGKELQTVDDRLPGFSLNIEKQDLCLRCFKIKYYNKLVEQEINDQDFIDIIDEINSTNKKIRYYYVVDIFDLPGSRLTWLEQLISKKEVVILVNKIDLFPKAVKKTKIFNYIKKIFADSPLRDSKIILTSSIKPDFVFALVNELKSVEYDQYIVGISNAGKSSLMNACLKLNQQIPSIVTSKYVNTTLDKIKINFTEKNFVYDTPGLVKHNHIAIATAPTYWDFFFFQKEIKQVTYQLNQGQSIFYGGLAWFTFEEGQAYNEKNGKEAKTGFHLYVNKQMPLHRTKAVNAQAYFKKNRHSLAPRLLDKDCDFETHTFTYNNERKVDLHISGLGWINFKSYKGMKLSITVPKTEYGIRVTELDALI; from the coding sequence ATGAAATTCTCTAACAACGATCAAATAAATGAATTAGAAAAACAAATTGAAGAACTTGAAGATCAAGCTTTACAAATGAATGCAGCTACAGAACAAACTGTAAAAGTAAAACAAAAAAGTAAAGTTACTTTAACAGAAGCAAAACCTGGAGTTGGAAACACAACTAACTTTAATTCAACAGGACCAAAAAAATGTATTGGTTGTGGAAAAGAGTTACAAACAGTTGATGACAGACTTCCTGGATTTAGTTTAAACATTGAAAAACAAGATTTATGTTTAAGATGTTTTAAAATTAAATACTACAACAAACTTGTTGAACAAGAAATAAATGATCAAGACTTTATAGATATTATTGATGAAATAAACTCTACAAACAAAAAAATCAGATATTACTATGTTGTTGATATCTTTGATTTACCAGGAAGTAGACTTACATGATTAGAACAATTAATTTCTAAAAAAGAAGTTGTTATTCTTGTTAATAAAATTGACTTATTCCCTAAAGCAGTTAAGAAAACAAAAATCTTTAACTACATTAAAAAAATCTTTGCAGATTCACCATTGCGTGATTCAAAAATAATATTGACAAGTTCAATCAAACCAGACTTTGTATTTGCTCTTGTAAATGAACTAAAATCAGTTGAATATGATCAATATATTGTTGGTATTTCAAATGCTGGAAAATCAAGTTTAATGAATGCTTGTTTAAAATTAAACCAACAAATTCCTTCAATAGTAACTTCAAAATATGTAAATACAACTTTAGATAAAATCAAAATTAACTTTACAGAAAAAAACTTTGTATATGATACACCAGGGCTTGTAAAACACAATCACATTGCTATTGCAACAGCTCCAACTTATTGAGATTTCTTTTTCTTCCAAAAAGAAATCAAACAAGTTACTTATCAATTAAATCAAGGTCAATCAATCTTTTATGGAGGACTTGCATGATTTACATTTGAAGAAGGTCAAGCATATAATGAAAAAAATGGAAAAGAAGCTAAAACTGGATTTCACTTATATGTAAATAAACAAATGCCTTTACACAGAACTAAAGCTGTAAATGCACAAGCTTACTTCAAAAAAAATCGTCATTCTTTAGCTCCAAGATTACTTGATAAAGATTGTGATTTTGAAACTCACACATTTACTTATAACAATGAAAGAAAAGTTGACTTACACATATCTGGTCTTGGATGAATTAACTTTAAATCATACAAGGGTATGAAATTATCAATTACTGTTCCAAAAACAGAATATGGTATTCGTGTAACTGAACTTGATGCATTAATTTAA
- a CDS encoding DNA methyltransferase yields the protein MHRICSYVAMFPPTLANYFIENYSEENDVILDTFSGRGTTVLEARMLNRKAYAIDLNPFAYVLSKAKSNSFLLEEVLDELKKWEVQYNSYNFDIEIDDEMEIYYSRANLKQITFIKEFYGKNWRTLDEIQNFILAITLGLMHGPQRKSGDSMYFSLSMSNCISMSKNYVKNFANKKNLKRPEDNIFSKIENRIKNILKGSKYSKVQAKVLYGNSLEISNYIDVKPKLIFTSPPYLNIINYTQQNWIKMWLLGYDSKDKNNDLKLDDKHNIKNYIEFMKKYLISISKIMDKNSTLAMVIGDVQKVNEVYSFDKMWNENLRFYVKDIVLTEIYTDPINQNNKATNSMGNRAGKSTRIDKIYIFKKVIK from the coding sequence ATGCATAGGATATGCTCTTATGTGGCAATGTTTCCACCTACATTAGCAAATTATTTTATTGAAAATTATTCTGAAGAAAATGATGTCATACTAGATACTTTTTCAGGTAGAGGGACTACTGTTTTGGAAGCGAGAATGTTAAATAGAAAAGCTTATGCGATTGACTTAAATCCATTTGCATATGTTCTTTCAAAAGCTAAATCTAATAGTTTTTTATTAGAAGAGGTTTTAGATGAATTAAAAAAATGAGAAGTACAATATAATTCTTATAATTTTGATATTGAAATTGATGATGAAATGGAAATCTATTATAGTAGAGCAAACCTAAAACAAATAACTTTTATTAAAGAATTTTATGGAAAAAACTGAAGAACATTAGACGAAATTCAAAATTTTATATTAGCAATTACTCTTGGTTTAATGCATGGTCCTCAAAGAAAAAGTGGAGATAGTATGTACTTTTCACTAAGTATGAGTAATTGCATATCTATGTCTAAAAATTATGTAAAAAATTTTGCAAATAAAAAGAATCTTAAAAGACCAGAGGATAATATTTTTTCTAAAATAGAAAATAGAATTAAAAATATTTTAAAAGGTTCTAAATATTCTAAAGTACAGGCTAAAGTTTTATATGGTAATTCATTGGAAATAAGCAATTATATTGATGTAAAACCGAAACTGATTTTTACATCACCACCTTACTTAAATATTATTAATTATACTCAACAAAACTGAATTAAAATGTGATTGCTTGGTTATGATTCTAAAGACAAAAATAATGATTTGAAATTAGATGATAAACATAATATAAAAAACTATATCGAGTTTATGAAGAAATATTTAATTTCCATTAGTAAAATAATGGATAAAAATTCAACATTAGCAATGGTTATAGGAGATGTTCAAAAAGTAAATGAAGTTTATTCTTTTGATAAAATGTGAAATGAAAATTTAAGATTTTACGTAAAAGATATTGTTCTTACTGAAATATACACAGATCCTATAAATCAAAATAATAAGGCAACAAATTCCATGGGGAATAGAGCTGGTAAATCAACAAGAATAGATAAGATATATATATTTAAAAAAGTGATTAAGTAA
- a CDS encoding ROK family protein — translation MKLILAIEIGVNSSKVGLVNQYGDLQAKFSVDHDLNNLIPNLYEKIIDGLEAIGINYEEEVEKIGLAMGGYIDHMLGIVRYSANLNLTNYNIKDIAEELFKKPIFVINDANASALGEFWTGVAKQYDSIIFYYIDNGIGGAVITEGKLAPGSRGFAGEFGHGGGVFQTKYECPCGLVGCIEPMSSIMGVENHFRASFKNKKNHPAADFFANPETITFKEIVEVYEEKGYPYEITDLLEEALEPVIMHMASMINALDPEAIILAGGLTDLDDKLIEIIETNIKKYIIDMFAEELTIEIAELGNDSTMIGSAYYALNDWKIF, via the coding sequence ATGAAACTAATATTAGCTATCGAAATTGGTGTTAATTCTTCAAAAGTGGGTCTTGTAAATCAATACGGAGATTTACAAGCCAAGTTTTCTGTTGACCATGACTTAAACAATCTTATACCTAATTTATATGAAAAAATAATTGATGGCTTAGAAGCTATTGGAATTAACTATGAAGAAGAAGTTGAAAAAATCGGTTTAGCAATGGGTGGTTATATTGATCACATGCTAGGAATAGTTAGATATTCTGCAAACTTAAACTTAACAAACTACAATATTAAAGATATTGCAGAAGAATTATTTAAAAAACCAATTTTTGTAATAAATGATGCTAATGCAAGTGCATTAGGAGAATTTTGAACTGGTGTTGCAAAACAATATGACTCAATTATCTTCTATTACATTGATAATGGAATTGGAGGAGCTGTAATTACTGAAGGTAAATTAGCTCCTGGTTCTAGAGGATTTGCTGGAGAATTTGGTCATGGTGGAGGAGTGTTTCAAACAAAATACGAATGTCCTTGTGGACTTGTAGGATGTATTGAACCTATGAGTTCAATAATGGGTGTTGAAAACCACTTCAGAGCATCATTTAAAAACAAAAAAAATCATCCAGCAGCAGATTTCTTTGCAAATCCAGAAACAATTACTTTTAAAGAAATTGTAGAAGTTTATGAAGAAAAAGGATATCCTTATGAAATAACTGATTTATTAGAAGAAGCTCTTGAACCAGTTATTATGCATATGGCTTCAATGATAAATGCATTAGATCCAGAAGCAATAATCTTGGCTGGTGGATTAACAGATTTAGATGATAAATTAATTGAAATAATTGAAACAAACATTAAAAAATACATAATTGACATGTTTGCAGAAGAATTAACTATTGAAATTGCTGAACTAGGAAATGATTCAACAATGATAGGTAGTGCATATTACGCATTAAATGATTGAAAAATATTCTAA
- a CDS encoding DUF896 domain-containing protein: MEKLLKRINELAAIKKQRELTQSELEERTKLREEYIKLFRAGFEQQLENTVFVDENGNEIKRKKDK, translated from the coding sequence GTGGAAAAGTTACTTAAAAGAATTAATGAACTTGCAGCAATTAAAAAACAAAGAGAATTAACACAAAGTGAATTAGAAGAAAGAACTAAGTTAAGAGAAGAGTATATTAAGTTATTTAGAGCTGGTTTTGAACAACAATTAGAAAACACTGTTTTTGTTGACGAAAATGGAAATGAAATAAAAAGAAAGAAAGATAAATAA
- a CDS encoding lipoprotein: MKKLLGLLAATGLVATTSATVVACGETGDKEANKLVKDVKNFIEKNEAKLNSSADEKAVIDAVNTKFKATGENGLIVKDENDKTIKADSLFLSVTKKVATTPAPKGTKTLEFTIEVFGAVVKPTTPSTKTEPAKVEYEKGKTAIAKSEAKVTLNDSIAKVSDYKKALEAEGVKTHESAEAELKGLQDVVKTEGIESSKIEVKVAATNDKAATYTVTVTLKAGFASDLKDKAVTFEVTGSFKTTPEQGGGQTEPGTPQSL; the protein is encoded by the coding sequence ATGAAAAAATTATTAGGATTATTAGCAGCTACTGGATTAGTTGCAACAACAAGTGCTACAGTTGTAGCTTGTGGAGAAACAGGGGATAAAGAAGCTAACAAATTAGTTAAAGATGTTAAAAACTTTATTGAAAAAAATGAAGCTAAACTAAATTCATCAGCTGATGAAAAAGCAGTTATTGATGCTGTAAATACAAAGTTCAAAGCAACTGGAGAAAACGGACTTATAGTTAAAGATGAAAATGATAAAACAATTAAAGCTGATAGTTTATTTTTATCAGTTACAAAAAAAGTAGCTACTACACCAGCACCAAAAGGAACTAAAACTTTAGAATTTACAATTGAAGTATTTGGAGCAGTTGTTAAACCAACAACACCAAGCACTAAAACTGAACCAGCTAAAGTTGAATACGAAAAAGGTAAAACTGCTATTGCAAAATCAGAAGCAAAAGTTACTTTAAATGATTCAATAGCAAAAGTTAGTGATTACAAAAAAGCTTTAGAAGCAGAAGGAGTTAAAACTCATGAATCTGCAGAAGCTGAATTAAAAGGTCTACAAGACGTTGTAAAAACTGAAGGAATTGAATCAAGTAAAATTGAAGTAAAAGTAGCAGCAACAAATGATAAAGCAGCAACTTATACTGTAACAGTTACATTAAAAGCAGGTTTCGCTTCAGATTTAAAAGACAAAGCAGTAACTTTTGAAGTTACTGGATCATTTAAAACTACACCAGAACAAGGCGGAGGTCAAACAGAACCTGGAACACCACAATCATTATAA
- a CDS encoding lipoprotein, producing MKKLLGLLAATGLVATTSATVVACGPKNEQSTKEVTLRETKTSENIILINSEIKTGGSVEISDDSIVKISDIKVVNGKVTAKLTAKQITENDQNQKIVITYKNNILTKEEVKSITFEINVKIEKKEISKPDTEIDVQKVKTDIENAVNGKTSKADVETAIKSITQKSNEFTAAITVNEPVTDGEVINEQQPMKIDYSVTLKANKGFKLPAGSDGKISGTVKYSVSKPDTEIDVQKVKTDIEIAVNGKTSKADVETAIKSITQKSNEFIAAITVNEPVTDGEVINEQQPMKIDYSVTLKANKGFKLPAGSDGKISGTVKYSVSKPDTEIDVQKVKTDIEIAVNGKTSKADVETAIKSITQKSNEFTAAITVNEPVTDGEVINEQQPMKIDYSVTLTANKGFKLPAGSDGKISGTVKYSVSKPDTEIDVQKVKTDIENAVNGKTSKADVETAIKSITQKSNEFTAAITVNEPVTDGEVINEQQPMKIDYSVTLKANKGFKLPAGSDGKISGTVKYSVLKPDTEIDVQKVKTDIEIAVNGKTSKADVETAIKSITQKSNEFIAAITVNEPVTNGEVINDQQPMKIDYSVTLTANKGFKLPAGNNGIISGAVEFIV from the coding sequence ATGAAAAAATTATTAGGATTATTAGCAGCTACTGGATTAGTTGCTACTACAAGTGCTACAGTTGTAGCTTGTGGTCCAAAAAATGAACAAAGCACAAAAGAAGTTACTTTAAGAGAAACAAAAACTAGTGAAAATATAATATTAATAAACTCTGAAATTAAAACAGGTGGATCTGTTGAAATTTCAGATGATTCAATAGTTAAAATTAGTGATATAAAAGTTGTTAATGGAAAAGTTACAGCTAAATTAACTGCGAAACAAATTACAGAAAATGATCAGAATCAAAAAATTGTTATTACTTACAAAAATAATATTTTAACAAAAGAAGAAGTAAAATCGATTACTTTTGAAATAAATGTTAAAATTGAGAAAAAAGAGATTTCAAAACCAGATACTGAAATTGATGTTCAAAAAGTAAAAACTGATATTGAAAATGCTGTAAACGGAAAAACAAGTAAAGCTGATGTTGAAACAGCTATTAAATCAATTACTCAAAAATCAAACGAATTTACAGCAGCTATTACTGTAAACGAACCAGTTACTGATGGAGAAGTTATAAATGAGCAACAACCAATGAAAATTGATTATTCTGTAACATTAAAAGCTAATAAAGGATTTAAATTACCAGCAGGCAGTGATGGAAAAATCTCAGGAACAGTAAAATATAGTGTTTCAAAACCAGATACTGAAATTGATGTTCAAAAAGTAAAAACTGATATTGAAATTGCTGTAAACGGAAAAACAAGTAAAGCTGATGTTGAAACAGCTATTAAATCAATTACTCAAAAATCAAACGAATTTATAGCAGCTATTACTGTAAACGAACCAGTTACTGATGGAGAAGTTATAAATGAGCAACAACCAATGAAAATTGATTATTCTGTAACATTAAAAGCTAATAAAGGATTTAAATTACCAGCAGGCAGTGATGGAAAAATCTCAGGAACAGTAAAATATAGTGTTTCAAAACCAGATACTGAAATTGATGTTCAAAAAGTAAAAACTGATATTGAAATTGCTGTAAACGGAAAAACAAGTAAAGCTGATGTTGAAACAGCTATTAAATCAATTACTCAAAAATCAAACGAATTTACAGCAGCTATTACTGTAAACGAACCAGTTACTGATGGAGAAGTTATAAATGAGCAACAACCAATGAAAATTGATTATTCTGTAACTTTAACTGCTAATAAAGGATTTAAATTACCAGCAGGCAGTGATGGAAAAATCTCAGGAACAGTAAAATATAGTGTTTCAAAACCAGATACTGAAATTGATGTTCAAAAAGTAAAAACTGATATTGAAAATGCTGTAAACGGAAAAACAAGTAAAGCTGATGTTGAAACAGCTATTAAATCAATTACTCAAAAATCAAACGAATTTACAGCAGCTATTACTGTAAACGAACCAGTTACTGATGGAGAAGTTATAAATGAGCAACAACCAATGAAAATTGATTATTCTGTAACATTAAAAGCTAATAAAGGATTTAAATTACCAGCAGGCAGTGATGGAAAAATCTCAGGAACAGTAAAATATAGTGTTTTAAAACCAGATACTGAAATTGATGTTCAAAAAGTAAAAACTGATATTGAAATTGCTGTAAACGGAAAAACAAGTAAAGCTGATGTTGAAACAGCTATTAAATCAATTACTCAAAAATCAAACGAATTTATAGCAGCTATTACTGTAAACGAACCAGTTACTAATGGAGAAGTTATAAATGATCAACAACCAATGAAAATTGATTATTCTGTAACTTTAACTGCTAATAAAGGATTTAAATTACCAGCAGGTAATAATGGAATAATTTCAGGTGCAGTAGAATTTATTGTTTAA
- the tkt gene encoding transketolase produces MNKNNKNLNALRILGIQAVNKANSGHPGIVLGASPIVFSLFTKLMNINPKNPSWFNRDRFVLSAGHGSALLYSALHLSGFDLSIDDMKNFRQLNSKTPGHPEFGHTQGVEATTGPLGQGFAMGVGMALAESHLASKYNSEKYKVVDHFTYVLCGDGDLQEGVCQEAISFAGRYKLNKLIVLHDSNDIQLDAPVNVAQSEDIIAKFKAANWNTILVENGEDLNEIEKAIQTAQNSDKPTYIEVKTVIGIGSTNQGTTKVHGAPLGNDIETVKQYFNWNEPDFTIPSDVYDFWKVNVSNRGVGQNDQWDKIFEAYQKENPQLAQELLNSINKEWNVDLKDLQALNKGTEQATRVSSGEVFNLLSKNIPALIGGSADLCESTKIKGADGNYDFDNRSARNIMYGVREFAMSAINNGIALHGGLLPVASGFFVFADYLKPALRMSSIMNLQTLSVFTHDSVAVGEDGPTHQPIEQLAMLRSIPNISVYRPCDMNETIASYYNALNDKNHPSVIIATRQNLKELDHSNEIVEQVNKGAYILSETKDANITLIATGSEVSLALDIKADLEKNGQKVNVVSMPNMNHFLNQSKEYQDSVINKNTHRFSIELGSTYGWHRFLGDSGKAYGIDTFGYSAPAQDVIEHIKFTSNEISKDILSHLK; encoded by the coding sequence ATGAACAAAAACAACAAAAATTTAAATGCTTTAAGAATATTAGGTATTCAAGCAGTTAATAAAGCTAATTCTGGACATCCCGGAATAGTTTTAGGAGCAAGTCCAATAGTGTTTTCACTATTTACAAAACTTATGAACATAAACCCAAAAAATCCATCTTGATTTAATAGAGATAGATTTGTTTTAAGTGCAGGACATGGTAGTGCACTTTTATACAGTGCACTACACTTATCTGGTTTTGATCTTTCAATTGATGATATGAAAAACTTTAGACAATTGAATTCAAAAACTCCAGGACATCCAGAATTTGGACACACACAAGGAGTTGAAGCAACAACTGGACCTTTAGGTCAAGGTTTTGCCATGGGAGTTGGTATGGCACTTGCAGAAAGTCATTTAGCAAGTAAATACAACAGTGAAAAGTACAAAGTTGTAGATCACTTTACATATGTATTGTGTGGAGATGGTGACTTACAAGAAGGTGTATGTCAAGAAGCAATAAGTTTTGCTGGAAGATACAAGTTAAACAAATTAATTGTTTTACATGATTCAAACGACATTCAACTTGATGCTCCAGTAAATGTAGCTCAAAGTGAAGATATAATAGCTAAATTTAAAGCAGCAAACTGAAATACAATTTTAGTTGAAAATGGTGAAGACTTAAACGAAATTGAAAAAGCAATTCAAACAGCACAAAACAGTGATAAACCAACTTATATTGAAGTTAAAACTGTTATTGGAATTGGTTCAACCAACCAAGGAACTACAAAAGTTCATGGTGCTCCATTAGGAAATGATATTGAAACAGTTAAACAATACTTTAACTGAAATGAACCAGACTTTACAATTCCAAGTGATGTATATGACTTTTGAAAAGTTAACGTTTCAAATAGAGGAGTTGGTCAAAACGATCAATGAGATAAAATCTTTGAAGCATACCAAAAAGAAAACCCTCAATTAGCTCAAGAATTGTTAAATTCTATTAACAAAGAATGAAATGTTGATTTAAAAGACTTACAAGCTTTAAATAAAGGAACAGAACAAGCTACAAGAGTAAGTAGTGGAGAAGTATTTAACTTGTTAAGTAAAAACATTCCTGCTTTAATTGGTGGAAGTGCTGACTTGTGTGAATCTACAAAAATCAAAGGTGCTGATGGAAACTATGACTTTGATAATAGAAGTGCAAGAAACATAATGTATGGAGTTAGAGAATTTGCAATGAGTGCAATCAACAATGGTATTGCACTTCATGGAGGACTACTTCCAGTTGCATCAGGGTTCTTTGTCTTTGCAGATTACTTAAAACCTGCTTTAAGAATGAGTTCAATTATGAACTTACAAACTTTAAGTGTATTTACTCACGATTCAGTGGCTGTTGGAGAAGATGGACCAACTCACCAACCAATCGAACAACTTGCAATGTTAAGAAGTATACCAAACATAAGTGTTTACAGACCTTGTGACATGAACGAAACTATAGCAAGTTACTATAATGCTTTAAATGATAAAAATCATCCAAGTGTTATTATTGCAACTCGTCAAAACTTAAAAGAATTAGATCATTCAAATGAAATTGTAGAACAAGTAAATAAAGGTGCATACATTTTGAGTGAAACAAAAGATGCAAACATTACTTTAATAGCAACAGGAAGTGAAGTTTCACTTGCTCTTGATATAAAAGCTGATTTAGAAAAAAATGGACAAAAAGTAAATGTTGTTTCAATGCCAAACATGAATCATTTCTTAAATCAATCAAAAGAATATCAAGATTCAGTTATAAACAAAAATACTCACAGATTTTCAATAGAATTAGGATCAACTTATGGTTGACATAGATTCTTAGGAGATAGTGGAAAAGCTTATGGAATAGACACATTTGGATATTCTGCTCCAGCACAAGATGTTATTGAACACATTAAATTTACAAGTAATGAAATTTCAAAAGATATCTTAAGTCACTTAAAATAA
- a CDS encoding YneF family protein yields the protein MAWWGVLLIAIAAAVVGGIIGFIITRKVIQKQLRENPPINENQIRAMYRSMGRKPTEADIKKTMNAVKRGR from the coding sequence ATGGCTTGATGAGGAGTATTGTTAATAGCGATAGCTGCAGCTGTTGTTGGAGGAATAATTGGTTTTATAATAACTAGAAAAGTTATTCAAAAACAACTTAGAGAAAACCCTCCAATTAATGAAAATCAAATTAGAGCAATGTACAGAAGTATGGGAAGAAAACCTACTGAAGCTGACATTAAAAAAACTATGAACGCTGTAAAAAGAGGAAGATAG
- a CDS encoding MBL fold metallo-hydrolase, with translation MIQVFTCNDFKRVNAFLVHNADKKAILIDTGYLAYKDIIEFVEKEGIQITDIFITHGHFPHFYGLNEICKSQKNPNVFIGKEDLLNLFDPEKNMSDFFEGVEKCVIQPIKNLKVISEDTNVIINGYNVNIFKKGAHTDGSLMIAIPERKFIFLGDYIIKDETYLIDKIMQLSSESEEKAKEIFNWLINDFDKNYSVFTGHYEYGFQIRNILEDDEAKLLRKYIEKN, from the coding sequence ATGATACAAGTATTTACTTGTAATGATTTTAAAAGGGTTAATGCATTTTTAGTACATAATGCAGATAAAAAAGCTATTTTAATTGATACTGGTTATTTAGCTTACAAAGATATAATAGAATTTGTTGAAAAAGAAGGAATACAAATTACAGATATCTTTATAACACATGGACATTTCCCACACTTTTACGGATTAAATGAAATTTGTAAAAGTCAAAAAAACCCAAATGTTTTTATAGGAAAAGAAGATTTATTAAATCTATTTGATCCAGAAAAAAACATGAGTGATTTTTTTGAAGGGGTAGAGAAATGTGTTATACAACCTATTAAAAATTTAAAAGTAATATCAGAGGATACAAACGTAATAATAAATGGATATAATGTAAATATCTTCAAAAAAGGAGCTCACACAGATGGATCTTTAATGATAGCTATACCTGAAAGAAAATTCATTTTCTTAGGTGACTATATTATTAAAGATGAAACTTATTTAATTGATAAAATTATGCAATTAAGCAGTGAGTCAGAAGAAAAAGCTAAAGAAATATTTAATTGATTAATTAATGATTTTGACAAAAACTATTCGGTTTTCACAGGCCATTATGAATATGGTTTCCAAATAAGAAACATATTAGAAGATGATGAAGCTAAATTATTAAGAAAATATATTGAGAAAAACTAA